One region of Ktedonobacterales bacterium genomic DNA includes:
- a CDS encoding trypsin-like peptidase domain-containing protein, protein MAEKQGQPSVLSQFSDQLATVVERAARSIVTVAARPRQTATGILWQAGQETIILTADHVIEREEDITLTLPDKREAKAQLIGRDPSTDLAALRLSGVELGAENVAAETSEGLRVGHLVLAIGRPSSDGPRVSFGAVSSIDGPRRSYQGSEIEGVIYADVTLYPGFSGGPLVDLSGRVVGLNSSQLTRQNSSALPVVTLRRVANTLLTHGRVRRGYLGVGTQQVPFPAALAQKGGITQQTGLLIVAVEPGSPAEKAGLLIGDLLVSLGGQPTTDGATLRAQLGADQLGQALQAKIFRGGEPRDINITVTERS, encoded by the coding sequence ATGGCAGAGAAACAAGGCCAGCCATCAGTGCTGAGTCAGTTTTCAGATCAATTAGCAACCGTCGTCGAGCGCGCCGCGCGCTCCATCGTTACCGTCGCAGCCAGACCGCGCCAGACCGCAACCGGCATTCTCTGGCAAGCCGGGCAAGAAACCATCATTCTCACTGCCGATCATGTCATCGAGCGCGAAGAAGATATTACCCTTACCCTGCCGGACAAGCGCGAAGCGAAGGCTCAGCTTATTGGCCGCGATCCCAGCACTGACCTGGCCGCGCTCCGGCTGAGCGGCGTGGAACTGGGCGCGGAGAACGTCGCCGCAGAAACCAGCGAAGGGCTGCGCGTCGGCCATCTCGTCCTGGCGATTGGGCGGCCATCATCAGACGGGCCGCGTGTTTCGTTTGGCGCGGTCAGCTCTATTGATGGCCCCCGGCGCTCCTACCAGGGCAGCGAGATCGAAGGCGTTATCTATGCCGATGTAACGCTCTATCCTGGCTTCTCAGGCGGGCCACTCGTCGATCTTTCAGGGCGCGTGGTCGGTCTGAATAGCTCGCAGCTTACCCGCCAGAACAGCAGCGCGCTTCCCGTCGTGACACTGCGCCGCGTGGCAAACACGCTGCTGACACATGGGCGTGTGCGGCGCGGATACCTTGGGGTCGGCACCCAGCAGGTGCCTTTCCCTGCCGCGCTCGCGCAAAAGGGCGGTATCACCCAGCAGACGGGCCTGTTGATCGTCGCCGTCGAGCCTGGCAGCCCGGCAGAGAAAGCAGGCTTGCTGATCGGCGATCTACTGGTTTCGCTGGGCGGCCAGCCGACAACGGATGGCGCGACCCTGCGCGCCCAGCTTGGGGCTGATCAACTGGGCCAGGCGCTCCAGGCGAAAATCTTCCGTGGTGGCGAGCCGCGCGACATCAATATCACTGTTACCGAACGGTCCTAG